The following coding sequences are from one Oncorhynchus nerka isolate Pitt River linkage group LG6, Oner_Uvic_2.0, whole genome shotgun sequence window:
- the LOC115130687 gene encoding fibrous sheath CABYR-binding protein isoform X1, with protein MFLCRTAWQRCGHLARKSAYQLSRDVLPRRQMSSLPGGTGDNIIYALLCGGAFAGAVAYTYNTVTTDHARFTDRVADINARPKTEWVPKPWPPKSRDEEEEGEEAVADGEEEAEEAAAGEEPAAEEAVEAENVAELAEETEAVSEEPAVEAAVEEVAVVEAETVVEEVAEAVAEAAEVIAEVAEEVVEVAKEVEAAAEEVVIVAEAVEDAAEAIAVPAFPEEAVAVVEPESNVAPVAMAAASALAVTTVAKVVLEVKEAAPVEVPAAEEATPVEAAPIEEAPAAVEEAPIEAAAAEIVEADAAPVEADAAPVEADAAPVEADAAPVEADAAPVEADAAPVEADAAPVEADAAPVEADAAPVEADAAPVEADAAPVEADAAPVEADAAPVEAHAAPVVEDAAPVVEETPAAKEYIVVVLDGASKSDKRPKVLGIGPMTGRIIPDEDEAPAAEVTGQATAA; from the exons ATGTTTCTCTGCAGAACGGCCTGGCAAAGATGTGGGCATTTGGCAAGGAAGTCAGCCTACCAGTTATCTAGAGATG tactGCCACGGCGACAGATGTCGTCGCTCCCCGGTGGTACTGGTGATAACATCATCTATGCCCTGCTGTGTGGTGGGGCCTTCGCTGGAGCTGTCGCCTAT ACGTACAACACTGTGACCACAGACCACGCCAGATTCACCGACCGTGTAGCGGATATCAACGCTCGTCCCAAGACCGAGTGGGTTCCCAAACCATGGCCCCCCAAGA gcagggatgaggaagaggagg GTGAGGAAGCAGTAGctgatggagaggaggaagcagaggaggCGGCGGCTGGAGAGGAGCCTGCAGCTGAAGAGGCTGTAGAGGCGGAAAACGTAGCAGAACTTGCTGAAGAGACCGAGGCAGTCTCTGAAGAACCTGCTGTGGAGGCAGCAGTAGAGGAAGTGGCTGTAGTAGAAGCAGAGACTGTGGTGGAGGAGGTCGCAGAGGCTGTCGCCGAGGCTGCTGAAGTCATCGCCGAGGTTGCTGAAGAGGTCGTTGAGGTGGCCAAGGAAGTAGAGGCGGCAGCAGAGGAAGTGGTCATAGTGGCCGAGGCCGTGGAGGATGCTGCAGAGGCCATTGCCGTGCCGGCCTTCCCCGAGGAAGCGGTTGCTGTGGTAGAGCCAGAGAGCAATG TGGCACCAGTCGCTATGGCTGCAGCCTCTGCTTTGGCGGTGACAACAGTCGCTAAAGTAGTTTTAGAAGTCAAGGAGGCTGCCCCTGTAGAGGTCCCAGCTGCAGAAGAAGCCACTCCAGTCGAGGCCGCACCCATAGAAGAGGCTCCAGCTGCAGTCGAAGAAGCTCCAATTGAGGCTGCCGCAGCAGAGATTGTGGAGGCAGACGCTGCTCCTGTGGAGGCAGACGCTGCTCCTGTGGAGGCAGACGCTGCTCCTGTGGAGGCAGACGCTGCTCCTGTGGAGGCAGACGCTGCTCCTGTGGAGGCAGACGCTGCTCCTGTGGAGGCAGACGCTGCTCCTGTGGAGGCAGACGCGGCTCCTGTGGAGGCAGACGCGGCTCCTGTGGAGGCAGACGCGGCTCCTGTGGAGGCAGACGCGGCTCCTGTGGAGGCAGACGCGGCACCTGTGGAGGCAGACGCGGCACCTGTGGAGGCACACGCGGCACCTGTGGTGGAAGATGCGGCACCTGTGGTGGAAGAGACGCCAGCTGCTAAGGAGTACATTGTCGTGGTGCTGGACGGAGCGAGCAAGTCAGACAAGAGGCCCAAAGTCCTCGGGATTGGCCCCATGACCGGCAGGATTATCCCAGACGAAGACGAGGCCCCTGCTGCTGAGGTAACAG GGCAAGCGACGGCTGCTTAG
- the LOC115130687 gene encoding fibrous sheath CABYR-binding protein isoform X2 has protein sequence MFLCRTAWQRCGHLARKSAYQLSRDVLPRRQMSSLPGGTGDNIIYALLCGGAFAGAVAYTYNTVTTDHARFTDRVADINARPKTEWVPKPWPPKSEEAVADGEEEAEEAAAGEEPAAEEAVEAENVAELAEETEAVSEEPAVEAAVEEVAVVEAETVVEEVAEAVAEAAEVIAEVAEEVVEVAKEVEAAAEEVVIVAEAVEDAAEAIAVPAFPEEAVAVVEPESNVAPVAMAAASALAVTTVAKVVLEVKEAAPVEVPAAEEATPVEAAPIEEAPAAVEEAPIEAAAAEIVEADAAPVEADAAPVEADAAPVEADAAPVEADAAPVEADAAPVEADAAPVEADAAPVEADAAPVEADAAPVEADAAPVEADAAPVEADAAPVEAHAAPVVEDAAPVVEETPAAKEYIVVVLDGASKSDKRPKVLGIGPMTGRIIPDEDEAPAAEVTGQATAA, from the exons ATGTTTCTCTGCAGAACGGCCTGGCAAAGATGTGGGCATTTGGCAAGGAAGTCAGCCTACCAGTTATCTAGAGATG tactGCCACGGCGACAGATGTCGTCGCTCCCCGGTGGTACTGGTGATAACATCATCTATGCCCTGCTGTGTGGTGGGGCCTTCGCTGGAGCTGTCGCCTAT ACGTACAACACTGTGACCACAGACCACGCCAGATTCACCGACCGTGTAGCGGATATCAACGCTCGTCCCAAGACCGAGTGGGTTCCCAAACCATGGCCCCCCAAGA GTGAGGAAGCAGTAGctgatggagaggaggaagcagaggaggCGGCGGCTGGAGAGGAGCCTGCAGCTGAAGAGGCTGTAGAGGCGGAAAACGTAGCAGAACTTGCTGAAGAGACCGAGGCAGTCTCTGAAGAACCTGCTGTGGAGGCAGCAGTAGAGGAAGTGGCTGTAGTAGAAGCAGAGACTGTGGTGGAGGAGGTCGCAGAGGCTGTCGCCGAGGCTGCTGAAGTCATCGCCGAGGTTGCTGAAGAGGTCGTTGAGGTGGCCAAGGAAGTAGAGGCGGCAGCAGAGGAAGTGGTCATAGTGGCCGAGGCCGTGGAGGATGCTGCAGAGGCCATTGCCGTGCCGGCCTTCCCCGAGGAAGCGGTTGCTGTGGTAGAGCCAGAGAGCAATG TGGCACCAGTCGCTATGGCTGCAGCCTCTGCTTTGGCGGTGACAACAGTCGCTAAAGTAGTTTTAGAAGTCAAGGAGGCTGCCCCTGTAGAGGTCCCAGCTGCAGAAGAAGCCACTCCAGTCGAGGCCGCACCCATAGAAGAGGCTCCAGCTGCAGTCGAAGAAGCTCCAATTGAGGCTGCCGCAGCAGAGATTGTGGAGGCAGACGCTGCTCCTGTGGAGGCAGACGCTGCTCCTGTGGAGGCAGACGCTGCTCCTGTGGAGGCAGACGCTGCTCCTGTGGAGGCAGACGCTGCTCCTGTGGAGGCAGACGCTGCTCCTGTGGAGGCAGACGCTGCTCCTGTGGAGGCAGACGCGGCTCCTGTGGAGGCAGACGCGGCTCCTGTGGAGGCAGACGCGGCTCCTGTGGAGGCAGACGCGGCTCCTGTGGAGGCAGACGCGGCACCTGTGGAGGCAGACGCGGCACCTGTGGAGGCACACGCGGCACCTGTGGTGGAAGATGCGGCACCTGTGGTGGAAGAGACGCCAGCTGCTAAGGAGTACATTGTCGTGGTGCTGGACGGAGCGAGCAAGTCAGACAAGAGGCCCAAAGTCCTCGGGATTGGCCCCATGACCGGCAGGATTATCCCAGACGAAGACGAGGCCCCTGCTGCTGAGGTAACAG GGCAAGCGACGGCTGCTTAG
- the LOC115130687 gene encoding protein MGARP isoform X4 — translation MFLCRTAWQRCGHLARKSAYQLSRDVLPRRQMSSLPGGTGDNIIYALLCGGAFAGAVAYTYNTVTTDHARFTDRVADINARPKTEWVPKPWPPKSRDEEEEGEEAVADGEEEAEEAAAGEEPAAEEAVEAENVAELAEETEAVSEEPAVEAAVEEVAVVEAETVVEEVAEAVAEAAEVIAEVAEEVVEVAKEVEAAAEEVVIVAEAVEDAAEAIAVPAFPEEAVAVVEPESNGPRLDGSTARGQ, via the exons ATGTTTCTCTGCAGAACGGCCTGGCAAAGATGTGGGCATTTGGCAAGGAAGTCAGCCTACCAGTTATCTAGAGATG tactGCCACGGCGACAGATGTCGTCGCTCCCCGGTGGTACTGGTGATAACATCATCTATGCCCTGCTGTGTGGTGGGGCCTTCGCTGGAGCTGTCGCCTAT ACGTACAACACTGTGACCACAGACCACGCCAGATTCACCGACCGTGTAGCGGATATCAACGCTCGTCCCAAGACCGAGTGGGTTCCCAAACCATGGCCCCCCAAGA gcagggatgaggaagaggagg GTGAGGAAGCAGTAGctgatggagaggaggaagcagaggaggCGGCGGCTGGAGAGGAGCCTGCAGCTGAAGAGGCTGTAGAGGCGGAAAACGTAGCAGAACTTGCTGAAGAGACCGAGGCAGTCTCTGAAGAACCTGCTGTGGAGGCAGCAGTAGAGGAAGTGGCTGTAGTAGAAGCAGAGACTGTGGTGGAGGAGGTCGCAGAGGCTGTCGCCGAGGCTGCTGAAGTCATCGCCGAGGTTGCTGAAGAGGTCGTTGAGGTGGCCAAGGAAGTAGAGGCGGCAGCAGAGGAAGTGGTCATAGTGGCCGAGGCCGTGGAGGATGCTGCAGAGGCCATTGCCGTGCCGGCCTTCCCCGAGGAAGCGGTTGCTGTGGTAGAGCCAGAGAGCAATG GGCCACGTTTGGATGGGTCCACTGCCAGGGGACAGTAG
- the LOC115130687 gene encoding protein MGARP isoform X5, with translation MFLCRTAWQRCGHLARKSAYQLSRDVLPRRQMSSLPGGTGDNIIYALLCGGAFAGAVAYTYNTVTTDHARFTDRVADINARPKTEWVPKPWPPKSRDEEEEGEEAVADGEEEAEEAAAGEEPAAEEAVEAENVAELAEETEAVSEEPAVEAAVEEVAVVEAETVVEEVAEAVAEAAEVIAEVAEEVVEVAKEVEAAAEEVVIVAEAVEDAAEAIAVPAFPEEAVAVVEPESNGQATAA, from the exons ATGTTTCTCTGCAGAACGGCCTGGCAAAGATGTGGGCATTTGGCAAGGAAGTCAGCCTACCAGTTATCTAGAGATG tactGCCACGGCGACAGATGTCGTCGCTCCCCGGTGGTACTGGTGATAACATCATCTATGCCCTGCTGTGTGGTGGGGCCTTCGCTGGAGCTGTCGCCTAT ACGTACAACACTGTGACCACAGACCACGCCAGATTCACCGACCGTGTAGCGGATATCAACGCTCGTCCCAAGACCGAGTGGGTTCCCAAACCATGGCCCCCCAAGA gcagggatgaggaagaggagg GTGAGGAAGCAGTAGctgatggagaggaggaagcagaggaggCGGCGGCTGGAGAGGAGCCTGCAGCTGAAGAGGCTGTAGAGGCGGAAAACGTAGCAGAACTTGCTGAAGAGACCGAGGCAGTCTCTGAAGAACCTGCTGTGGAGGCAGCAGTAGAGGAAGTGGCTGTAGTAGAAGCAGAGACTGTGGTGGAGGAGGTCGCAGAGGCTGTCGCCGAGGCTGCTGAAGTCATCGCCGAGGTTGCTGAAGAGGTCGTTGAGGTGGCCAAGGAAGTAGAGGCGGCAGCAGAGGAAGTGGTCATAGTGGCCGAGGCCGTGGAGGATGCTGCAGAGGCCATTGCCGTGCCGGCCTTCCCCGAGGAAGCGGTTGCTGTGGTAGAGCCAGAGAGCAATG GGCAAGCGACGGCTGCTTAG
- the LOC115130687 gene encoding protein MGARP isoform X6, whose protein sequence is MFLCRTAWQRCGHLARKSAYQLSRDVLPRRQMSSLPGGTGDNIIYALLCGGAFAGAVAYTYNTVTTDHARFTDRVADINARPKTEWVPKPWPPKSRDEEEEV, encoded by the exons ATGTTTCTCTGCAGAACGGCCTGGCAAAGATGTGGGCATTTGGCAAGGAAGTCAGCCTACCAGTTATCTAGAGATG tactGCCACGGCGACAGATGTCGTCGCTCCCCGGTGGTACTGGTGATAACATCATCTATGCCCTGCTGTGTGGTGGGGCCTTCGCTGGAGCTGTCGCCTAT ACGTACAACACTGTGACCACAGACCACGCCAGATTCACCGACCGTGTAGCGGATATCAACGCTCGTCCCAAGACCGAGTGGGTTCCCAAACCATGGCCCCCCAAGA gcagggatgaggaagaggagg TGTAA
- the LOC115130687 gene encoding fibrous sheath CABYR-binding protein isoform X3, producing the protein MSSLPGGTGDNIIYALLCGGAFAGAVAYTYNTVTTDHARFTDRVADINARPKTEWVPKPWPPKSRDEEEEGEEAVADGEEEAEEAAAGEEPAAEEAVEAENVAELAEETEAVSEEPAVEAAVEEVAVVEAETVVEEVAEAVAEAAEVIAEVAEEVVEVAKEVEAAAEEVVIVAEAVEDAAEAIAVPAFPEEAVAVVEPESNVAPVAMAAASALAVTTVAKVVLEVKEAAPVEVPAAEEATPVEAAPIEEAPAAVEEAPIEAAAAEIVEADAAPVEADAAPVEADAAPVEADAAPVEADAAPVEADAAPVEADAAPVEADAAPVEADAAPVEADAAPVEADAAPVEADAAPVEADAAPVEAHAAPVVEDAAPVVEETPAAKEYIVVVLDGASKSDKRPKVLGIGPMTGRIIPDEDEAPAAEVTGQATAA; encoded by the exons ATGTCGTCGCTCCCCGGTGGTACTGGTGATAACATCATCTATGCCCTGCTGTGTGGTGGGGCCTTCGCTGGAGCTGTCGCCTAT ACGTACAACACTGTGACCACAGACCACGCCAGATTCACCGACCGTGTAGCGGATATCAACGCTCGTCCCAAGACCGAGTGGGTTCCCAAACCATGGCCCCCCAAGA gcagggatgaggaagaggagg GTGAGGAAGCAGTAGctgatggagaggaggaagcagaggaggCGGCGGCTGGAGAGGAGCCTGCAGCTGAAGAGGCTGTAGAGGCGGAAAACGTAGCAGAACTTGCTGAAGAGACCGAGGCAGTCTCTGAAGAACCTGCTGTGGAGGCAGCAGTAGAGGAAGTGGCTGTAGTAGAAGCAGAGACTGTGGTGGAGGAGGTCGCAGAGGCTGTCGCCGAGGCTGCTGAAGTCATCGCCGAGGTTGCTGAAGAGGTCGTTGAGGTGGCCAAGGAAGTAGAGGCGGCAGCAGAGGAAGTGGTCATAGTGGCCGAGGCCGTGGAGGATGCTGCAGAGGCCATTGCCGTGCCGGCCTTCCCCGAGGAAGCGGTTGCTGTGGTAGAGCCAGAGAGCAATG TGGCACCAGTCGCTATGGCTGCAGCCTCTGCTTTGGCGGTGACAACAGTCGCTAAAGTAGTTTTAGAAGTCAAGGAGGCTGCCCCTGTAGAGGTCCCAGCTGCAGAAGAAGCCACTCCAGTCGAGGCCGCACCCATAGAAGAGGCTCCAGCTGCAGTCGAAGAAGCTCCAATTGAGGCTGCCGCAGCAGAGATTGTGGAGGCAGACGCTGCTCCTGTGGAGGCAGACGCTGCTCCTGTGGAGGCAGACGCTGCTCCTGTGGAGGCAGACGCTGCTCCTGTGGAGGCAGACGCTGCTCCTGTGGAGGCAGACGCTGCTCCTGTGGAGGCAGACGCTGCTCCTGTGGAGGCAGACGCGGCTCCTGTGGAGGCAGACGCGGCTCCTGTGGAGGCAGACGCGGCTCCTGTGGAGGCAGACGCGGCTCCTGTGGAGGCAGACGCGGCACCTGTGGAGGCAGACGCGGCACCTGTGGAGGCACACGCGGCACCTGTGGTGGAAGATGCGGCACCTGTGGTGGAAGAGACGCCAGCTGCTAAGGAGTACATTGTCGTGGTGCTGGACGGAGCGAGCAAGTCAGACAAGAGGCCCAAAGTCCTCGGGATTGGCCCCATGACCGGCAGGATTATCCCAGACGAAGACGAGGCCCCTGCTGCTGAGGTAACAG GGCAAGCGACGGCTGCTTAG
- the LOC115130686 gene encoding ETS-related transcription factor Elf-2-like isoform X2 codes for MTSVVVADGGGNMVEYVTVMEETEQSQENLGEEGEVVQEIVETVIGEDGEEYPAVVVEEVPSAQLEQCYAAQVLVYDDGTYLMQDVGDEQEVVTEVVETEVSSHGGMVCFDKTFEAAEALLHMDSPSSFHGDRNNTVEDVMMETVVEVSTECEPIEEDSFPIPPDYEPPSAKKKKGGRKPKTQQPQPDTNGNIDLGIRQRPREGKGSTTYLWEFLLDLLQDKNTCPRYIKWMQRDKGIFKLVDSKAVSKLWGKHKNKPDMNYETMGRALRYYYQRGILAKVAGQRLAYQFKDMPKNIRVIDDDREEEEGEEGEPSEHHQTLIIDPATSTQTQQSYVTVIPTSSGNRTMRLAMPMVMTTTLGQMTLNSSTVFTTQAPITLGNAHAGGPKLVIQTLPAMMPAGAKSGEKITIITIPAAQLAQLTQGNLSAQLSGQLAQLIQAKPVTHLVQAKPVTHLVQAKPVTQLVQAKPVTQLVQAKPAPPLILAKPVTVTQQPPAASPVGKLQLPPSTTITIRVPTPSTHPEKEAISPYTALPESTPPVSTELPQSSPGDPSDSGVGTEPSGP; via the exons ATGACCTCTGTTGTGGTGGCAGACGGTGGAGGGAATATGGTGGAGTACGTCACTGTCATGGAAGAGACTGAGCAG AGTCAGGAGAACCtcggtgaggagggagaggtggtgcAGGAGATAGTGGAGACTGTAataggggaggatggggaggagtatcctgctgtggtggtggaaGAGGTGCCCAGTGCCCAGTTGGAGCAGTGCTACGCTGCCCAGGTGTTGGTCTATGATGACGGGACCTATCTGATGCAGGACGTGGGAGACGAGCAGGAGGTGGTCACCGAGGTagtggagacag AGGTGTCGTCACACGGGGGCATGGTGTGCTTTGATAAGACCTTCGAGGCGGCCGAGGCCCTTCTTCACATGGACTCCCCCAGCAGTTTCCATGGAGACCGCAACAACACAG tggagGACGTGATGATGGAGACGGTGGTGGAGGTGTCTACAGAGTGTGAGCCCATAGAAGAGGACAGCTTCCCTATACCCCCAGACTATGAGCCTCCGTCTGCCAAGAAGAAGAAAG GGGGACGGAAGCCGAAGACACAACAGCCTCAGCCTGACACCAACGGCAACATTGACCTGGGGATCAGGCAGAGACCCAGAGAGGGAAaag GGAGCACCACCTACCTATGGGAGTTCCTGTTGGATCTCCTCCAGGATAAGAACACCTGTCCCAGGTACATCAAGTGGATGCAGCGGGACAAGGGCATCTTCAAGCTGGTCGACTCCAAGGCCGTGTCCAAGCTGTGGGGCAAACACAAGAACAAACCTGACATGAACTATGAAACCATGGGCAGGGCACTCAG GTATTACTACCAGAGGGGGATCCTAGCCAAGGTGGCAGGCCAGAGGCTAGCCTACCAGTTTAAAGACATGCCCAAGAACATCAGGGTGATCGACgatgacagggaggaggaggagggagaggagggggaacccTCTGAGCACCACCAGACACTGATTATTGACCCTGCCACCTCCACCCAGACACAGCAGAGCTACGTCACCGTCATACCCACCTCGTCCGGCAACAG GACCATGCGTTTGGCCATGCCCATGGTCATGACGACGACACTGGGTCAGATGACCCTCAACTCCTCCACCGTCTTCACCACCCAGGCTCCCATCACCCTGGGCAACGCCCACGCTGGCGGGCCCAAGCTGGTGATCCAGACCCTGCCTGCCATGATGCCCGCCGGGGCCAAGAGCGGAGAGAagatcaccatcatcaccatcccgGCGGCCCAGCTAGCTCAGCTAACGCAGGGCAACCTTTCAGCCCAGCTCTCAGGCCAGCTAGCTCAGCTCATACAGGCTAAACCAGTCACCCATCTGGTGCAGGCTAAACCAGTCACCCATCTGGTGCAGGCTAAACCAGTCACCCAGCTGGTGCAGGCTAAACCAGTCACCCAGCTGGTGCAGGCTAAACCAGCCCCTCCACTCATACTGGCAAAGCCTGTGACTGTGACCCAGCAGCCACCTGCTGCCTCCCCTGTAGGTAAACTacagctccctccctccaccaccatcaCAATCCGTgtacctaccccctctacacaCCCTGAAAAAGAAGCCATCTCACCCTACACAGCCCTTCCAGAGTCCACCCCTCCAGTGAGCACGGAGCTCCCCCAGTCTAGCCCGGGAGACCCCTCTGACTCTGGAGTCGGCACAGAACCCAGTGGACCCTGA
- the LOC115130686 gene encoding ETS-related transcription factor Elf-2-like isoform X1 encodes MTSVVVADGGGNMVEYVTVMEETEQSQENLGEEGEVVQEIVETVIGEDGEEYPAVVVEEVPSAQLEQCYAAQVLVYDDGTYLMQDVGDEQEVVTEVVETVEVSSHGGMVCFDKTFEAAEALLHMDSPSSFHGDRNNTVEDVMMETVVEVSTECEPIEEDSFPIPPDYEPPSAKKKKGGRKPKTQQPQPDTNGNIDLGIRQRPREGKGSTTYLWEFLLDLLQDKNTCPRYIKWMQRDKGIFKLVDSKAVSKLWGKHKNKPDMNYETMGRALRYYYQRGILAKVAGQRLAYQFKDMPKNIRVIDDDREEEEGEEGEPSEHHQTLIIDPATSTQTQQSYVTVIPTSSGNRTMRLAMPMVMTTTLGQMTLNSSTVFTTQAPITLGNAHAGGPKLVIQTLPAMMPAGAKSGEKITIITIPAAQLAQLTQGNLSAQLSGQLAQLIQAKPVTHLVQAKPVTHLVQAKPVTQLVQAKPVTQLVQAKPAPPLILAKPVTVTQQPPAASPVGKLQLPPSTTITIRVPTPSTHPEKEAISPYTALPESTPPVSTELPQSSPGDPSDSGVGTEPSGP; translated from the exons ATGACCTCTGTTGTGGTGGCAGACGGTGGAGGGAATATGGTGGAGTACGTCACTGTCATGGAAGAGACTGAGCAG AGTCAGGAGAACCtcggtgaggagggagaggtggtgcAGGAGATAGTGGAGACTGTAataggggaggatggggaggagtatcctgctgtggtggtggaaGAGGTGCCCAGTGCCCAGTTGGAGCAGTGCTACGCTGCCCAGGTGTTGGTCTATGATGACGGGACCTATCTGATGCAGGACGTGGGAGACGAGCAGGAGGTGGTCACCGAGGTagtggagacag TAGAGGTGTCGTCACACGGGGGCATGGTGTGCTTTGATAAGACCTTCGAGGCGGCCGAGGCCCTTCTTCACATGGACTCCCCCAGCAGTTTCCATGGAGACCGCAACAACACAG tggagGACGTGATGATGGAGACGGTGGTGGAGGTGTCTACAGAGTGTGAGCCCATAGAAGAGGACAGCTTCCCTATACCCCCAGACTATGAGCCTCCGTCTGCCAAGAAGAAGAAAG GGGGACGGAAGCCGAAGACACAACAGCCTCAGCCTGACACCAACGGCAACATTGACCTGGGGATCAGGCAGAGACCCAGAGAGGGAAaag GGAGCACCACCTACCTATGGGAGTTCCTGTTGGATCTCCTCCAGGATAAGAACACCTGTCCCAGGTACATCAAGTGGATGCAGCGGGACAAGGGCATCTTCAAGCTGGTCGACTCCAAGGCCGTGTCCAAGCTGTGGGGCAAACACAAGAACAAACCTGACATGAACTATGAAACCATGGGCAGGGCACTCAG GTATTACTACCAGAGGGGGATCCTAGCCAAGGTGGCAGGCCAGAGGCTAGCCTACCAGTTTAAAGACATGCCCAAGAACATCAGGGTGATCGACgatgacagggaggaggaggagggagaggagggggaacccTCTGAGCACCACCAGACACTGATTATTGACCCTGCCACCTCCACCCAGACACAGCAGAGCTACGTCACCGTCATACCCACCTCGTCCGGCAACAG GACCATGCGTTTGGCCATGCCCATGGTCATGACGACGACACTGGGTCAGATGACCCTCAACTCCTCCACCGTCTTCACCACCCAGGCTCCCATCACCCTGGGCAACGCCCACGCTGGCGGGCCCAAGCTGGTGATCCAGACCCTGCCTGCCATGATGCCCGCCGGGGCCAAGAGCGGAGAGAagatcaccatcatcaccatcccgGCGGCCCAGCTAGCTCAGCTAACGCAGGGCAACCTTTCAGCCCAGCTCTCAGGCCAGCTAGCTCAGCTCATACAGGCTAAACCAGTCACCCATCTGGTGCAGGCTAAACCAGTCACCCATCTGGTGCAGGCTAAACCAGTCACCCAGCTGGTGCAGGCTAAACCAGTCACCCAGCTGGTGCAGGCTAAACCAGCCCCTCCACTCATACTGGCAAAGCCTGTGACTGTGACCCAGCAGCCACCTGCTGCCTCCCCTGTAGGTAAACTacagctccctccctccaccaccatcaCAATCCGTgtacctaccccctctacacaCCCTGAAAAAGAAGCCATCTCACCCTACACAGCCCTTCCAGAGTCCACCCCTCCAGTGAGCACGGAGCTCCCCCAGTCTAGCCCGGGAGACCCCTCTGACTCTGGAGTCGGCACAGAACCCAGTGGACCCTGA